The sequence below is a genomic window from Tubulanus polymorphus chromosome 1, tnTubPoly1.2, whole genome shotgun sequence.
ATTTTTTCACGGTTTGATTATGCTACAATGACAATAAGCACTTGTTTTCGTAATGGAGAGTAACATTCACAGGGTTTCAAGTGCACTCGTTATTAAAATGTTAATACTGAAGCAGTTGTTTTGTGGTTTCAAGCTTTTTAAAGTAATGTGGTAACAATGAGTTGACATTGGAAATATGAAAAGATTTTCGGGGTCGTCCTGAACCTATTCAtgattatttatcaaaatttgtgtATGGAAAATTTTCAGATCATTTTTTGGTCCTCATTTAAGCTATGAAGATTTGGGAAATTTAGGGATATTTAACAAGAGCCTGGTCTGTGAACCCTTGTTCTAATCATAGCTATGTAATCAACTTGGTAGTTATCCTGATTTGGACTTGTAAGACATCATCAGTGAAGCATGTTTGATTTATTAGCCAGTGTCCAGTCATCAAGTAATCGCGGCATTAGATTATCTACCATAGACTACAATTAATATTGAACTGTCTCCTAAATTCCAGAGCTATATTCAGTAATTGGTGCCATTGTATATCTTCCCTTCAAAACATCGAAGAATGATGAAAACTGTTCTAATTCTATAATAAAAGTTCTCAAATTTTCTATCAATATTGATAGATCTTCtatttcagcttttcagtcATATCTATATTTTCTCATTCCGTACATGAAAGTCACTCTGATAGGAATAGACAGCCTCATATCAATGAAGCATCACAGAAAGTgagattgaaataatttgaaacgAAAGCGTTCAATACGTATCTAGAAAGTGAATCAATTTATTTACTAAAACACTGTACGATTCGTTTGAAGTTGGTCATTTCAACGAGAAGCTATACTTAGCTACCCGGTAATCGATATAAACCCGAACATCAAAAGAAGGGCGTGCCTGTCCTGTGTGAAGGTTTCTTGCGTTAAACAAACGTCGCATGAATTCTACGAATTATGTCtgaagatatatatatatatctacatCTTCCGTCGTCTAGATCTAGACTAACGTTTCGCTTTTGTCTGAGTTCATCTGACTGAGAGATCTATCCGTGGTGGTGTATTGTTTGGTGTTTGAGTGTCCGAATCGTCACATACGCGGATGTTGTGCGTCTGTATCAGTTAAAACTTCACCTGATTGTTTTCTGTTGCGAATCGATGACTCTTTACCAATCCACACATGCATAGACATACGTGTGTTCTTATCCCCCTCCACGTTGCCAGTCATGCATACTAATTCGGCCGGTAAAAATCGGAATCAATTCACCGAATTGGTTTTTACATCGCGACCGTCGCACGATGTGGTTTTAAAGCAAGTCGTTAGACACACAAATGCCGGCTATTACTGCTGTTATCTGCGTTGCTCGACGATCCaacaacccccccccccgcttAAAAAAATTTGACGCGCATTAGTGTAACTGATTTATGCCGTGAATTCGATATCGGTGTGAATGAAATTCGATTATAGGCGAGACTTGTTTCTCGATGGCGAGTGAGTTTTACCTTCGTCACTAACATCGATGCGTATGTAAACAATTACTCTTCTTATTCGGAACGTACATTCGTCTTTTCCCTCTAGTCTTTCATGAATTGCGATTTCCCTAGTGACTTGAATGCTATTTCTTAGAATTGTTCTCtgaaaaaaatggtttcgGAATAGAGTTTCcgtaatatttttgaagtaaCACGTGAAGAGCTTGCTGTAGGCATAGTGATcaatgcaaaaaaaaattaacattatgCAAAGCTGTGTCGCCCTTTGACTATTAAGTATCTTATTTTACtgttgaatatattttagGCACGAAAATCACGCAATCCTCCGACTGTTTTGTCCATTGGAAAGACGAAGAGAAAAACTGTGAGTGGGGTCTGAACTTTACTACACCGATTGATGCTCGTAGGTTCATTGATTGTTGCGAGGTAAGTAATTCATTCCAACACCTTTAAAACTTGTTTGAACAGTCTTCTAGTTTTATACGAGATACCCCAGTTCTCCGGGATGAAGGGATCCTGAATTTTAAGTTTTACCCCTACACCCTCTATAAAGTGGTAGCACATGTGGAACTGAGGATTCAACTTGGTACTGTTGAATTAATAATATGCATACAAATAgctgaattattcaaatatatctaaCTTGAAATATAAGCCATTAATGCAGCTTTTGTGATGACAGTATTGACAATTATATGCCTCTTTTTAATGTGGTGAAAGTGATTatggatatatgaataacCAGTGTGTGCCATTATTGTAATACGGGCTCTGGTTTCTTGGCATCGTTGCTTATCAGGATTGAAAATACTAAAGCATTAACCATATGTTCAAGCTTGGCGACGACAATATGATGCAAAATTTCATAACTTGTATGTGTTTCTCATTTAACCAGAAATCGCGAGAAGTgatcaaatctttttttaaggTATAAAGAAGCCGGGCTATAATACTATTACAGCCTTGCTTATCGCTGGATTTAGATCTGTTGCCTGCAAGGGCCTTTCTATAATGCCCTGCTGGGCCTTGGCTTATGCTTCATATTATCGCTAGATGTAATataatcataaatacatatattgatacttgaaatattaaaGAATCCATTGAAATGCTATGATTTCAATCAAGAGTTAATCGCACTACTGGTATATACTTGCTTattctgtttttatttcaaattaaccACTAATGCCCTCTAATGAGTTGATGATTTATTGCAAATTTGACACACGTATGTAGTTGCACTTACTCCAACTGGTCAAATGGTCAGCACCTAGCTCACCACATCCAGTTATTAAAATAGTGATAATAAGAATGAGGTGATAATAAGAATGACGTAAACTATTTACATCCTGTCTCTCTGGCATTAgttcaaattgaaaaactaTTGATAAAAGTTGCATAATTTGTCCAAGTGACCACGTAGGTCACTGCAGCAATAAGAAAGAATCTTAGGATAATGAGTGAAATGTCAGGTAGGTTTATCTAAGCTGAAAAATTAGCTAGTCTCCTTTGTTGATTCCTGGTAATAGCGTGGTCCTTTATTCCATACGCTATGGAGACAAATGTTAAATGTGTAAAGCTCGTTATATTATCTTTTCTCTAACAGACATCAGCTCAAACACATCGTGTGGCTCGTAAAGCTACATCTTCTACATCATTACGATTGAGCCCGCCAAAGGTTCGCTTTATATGTGTGTTATATGTATGTGCATGTTAGAAGAAAGATGTGAGATCTGGGACGAGATTTTTGAATAGGGGTTAAATCCTTAACCTATTATCTAACTAAACATAAATATAATGTTTCTCGGGGTAGTACCTTCGTCCATAAAACCGGCCCAGGACCCAGTGGGCTGATTTTATAGGCAGGAAAGGTTATCACCAGGGATAATTTCTATATCGATTTTACTGCAGTACTCGTTGGATTGCTGCTATGTTAACCCCTAGGATTTAACCCTGTTTAATATCCAGTGTGTGAATACCATCTTTGCTTTTTGGAATCACTCTTTCTCAAAGCCTGGATCTACCTCTTCGGTTTACCTATCTTCGTTTTTGAACGCCAAGCTTAAGCACGATATTTTTTTAGAGAAATAGTATATGTATAGATTTTTGTAGTCATCCAACTCCtacattttctcatttttctttatttgccCTCTGATTTTACATACGATTTTATGTTTCGCTGTCATACATCTTTATTGCTTCCTCTGGTATAGGCTAGAAAAGCTCTTTGAACAAATAATATATGTGATACATTGAGAGATGTGATAACAACAAATTTATTTGCATAGAACTTTTCATGAATACCTCCGGGTGTATGTAAtctttgttgaaatgaaatggaaaaatgtTCACAAACTGCTTTCCAGCCAGAAGCATCTATCTGAACACCTGTTCGATGTAACCCGAAGAAAGGCAATTTATAAAACTGGCAGAGCTTGAAGACCTTTTGCATAAGATGAAGAAAGATGGATGATTACCTGGGGAATGATCCGCATATAATTTTCTAGTCTCATTGTCACCAATGGCCAATTGTATCCTGTTGTTGAGACGATCAGTTCAAATTACTGTCATTTCTTACTCCACTCACTGCGACTAGGTTAACATTTCACTTTCTTAACCCTTGACACACAGACATCGTTATTTCGATAATCCATGATACCACATACATTCACCAcaatgataattcattaaaaatatttcaaagacAATTTttaacattcattcattcatgcaTTCATTTGTTCTAGAAACTTAACTTATCTTAGAAGTACTGTTATGTTATCTGGCACTAATCTTCGATATCTAATGGATTCACAGGTTCTGAATATTTCATGAGTAAGGAAACATAATTCATCAATGACTTCAAGATCCATTACATgaaaatgtctggtgttttaCAATGATGTTTTATTGCTTCAAACATCTCCCATCTTCTATTGAATAGGCCTATTATTATCGGTGTTGTGTGAATTAGATGTAGAAAGATGTTTCACCCACTGTCTTAAAAAATCCCATTAAGAAATTGAGTAACGATATTTATCTCGATTTTATGAAACATTACCAAGTTTGATAGATGTAAGGCTATCGAAAATGAAGAGATCAGTTAAGCTTGGACCCTGGTCAACAGTTCTCAGTTAAGTTTGGCTCAAGATTAAAATGAGTTCACCTCCAATGTTTTAACCTCGAGTCAAATTATAACTGATAAATGTAGAACTGGCTCATGTTTTTAGTTTACTCGTCCTTATGTTTTATCGTAGCCTAGTAAAGATCGATTTATCTCTTAATtgttctcttttttaaaattatgTTTCACTTGATGGAATTCTAAAATCGTACATTGTATTTTTTCCTTCCAGAAATTACGCGCTAAGAAAGCGATATCGGCGCCGAATTCTCCGGCTGTCCTTCCTCGGCGAACTGTCTCCTCTCCTGATGATCTAGCCACGACGTCAACGTTTATACCGATAGATGGTTCGTGTACGACCCCTCGTCAAGTCAGAAAGTCAGTAGGCAGTTACGGTTATGCCTCTGCTAGCCCGCATCCGCCTCCAccatcttcaggaaatgtcGTCGATAGCATCGCGACAATACCCCGTAACCGGCAGAGACAGATCGCCGATGCCCATAGTGGATTCGGAGATGTGAACAAAGGACCAAGTCCATCTGGTAATAAGCCtccatttgaaaatgttaactCTTCCGCATTGCCAAGACGATCTCCGCAAGATTTGTGTACATTACGCTCACAATATGGCCGCCAGAATAGTGACCCTGTACGTATGGTGCACAGTGTACATAATCCATGTACTCATACCTTACCTataaaatctattctaaaGGTAAAACACGATAGTTTACCGCGACAGCCAGCTTCGTTTGATAGTTCTAACATTAGTAATTATTCCAGTGATAGTGCAAAATCAAAAGGTCGAAAACTTCCTGAGCCAATAGCGATTCCCTCTCGGGATAACACTAGTACTACAGCTGGAACTGGACTCAATAAATATTCCAGTATTATCGTTGGCAATTTTGGCCAGACTAATAGTGAATCTTCAAAAGACCAAACGGATTTATTGCCAGTGTCGCCACCTGCTGCATCTCATTCATCGGAATCGCCCGAGTGGCCAGCACCCCCGGAACCCCTGTCTCCTTGCAGTCCAGAGACTCCATTATCAGGGTGTAATGCTACTTTTGATAGTGATACACTGAAGCGTATGCTTCAGTCATTACCGATATCTCCAAACGGTAATGGTGACGACTGTGCATATCACGAGTTTGAGGAAAAATACGAATTACATTCGCCAGTAACGCAAAGTCAACCGGTGTCGCCAACTGCTCAAACACCCCCTAGTAAGTTTGAAGATAAAGGGTGCCGATTACATCGGACGCATAGCTTACACGAGAATCGGATTAGCCACAATAACGGTGATAGTACTTACAACAGTCCGTGTAGTTCGAATACAAACACAATGCAATCTCAGCAAGGAATTAAATTGTTAAAGGCAAACGTCGAACAGGAGTTAAGATTGCGGAACGTATTAGCAAAGGATACGTGTAACAGTTACCCGGATAGCGGAATAAGTGGCATGACTAGTGGATCTGTTATGTCTGGAGATACCAGGAAATCTTCTACTCTTCCTCATGGTAAGTGATTATGGTAGTTCTGGTTACGCATTCGAACAAGGGATTCAGACTTGATGACCTTATCATACAATGACAGTAAGAATCTTTACATCAGCCATCGAAAAATGTGGCTGTATAAGTTCCCTTTGATATAAGCCTTCCTGGACTTGCATAAAAGTCTTATCATTGTGTAGATCAGGGAGGTGCGAGTAGACTTTTTACTCCAGCTATCTATGATTTATTATGCAATCGTGGTAAGCTACCAGTAA
It includes:
- the LOC141915536 gene encoding protein still life, isoform SIF type 1-like, which produces MGNKLCAPLWKKPYRDGESPWYPKKDSHLLRKITEGYKKRLWAEVFQVTMTEGELGWERVSEDVVPVNITCIQDYPETMFQVTAYNRHVMKIFDTRLVQPGTKITQSSDCFVHWKDEEKNCEWGLNFTTPIDARRFIDCCETSAQTHRVARKATSSTSLRLSPPKKLRAKKAISAPNSPAVLPRRTVSSPDDLATTSTFIPIDGSCTTPRQVRKSVGSYGYASASPHPPPPSSGNVVDSIATIPRNRQRQIADAHSGFGDVNKGPSPSGNKPPFENVNSSALPRRSPQDLCTLRSQYGRQNSDPVRMVHSVHNPLIVQNQKVENFLSQ